In a single window of the Arachis hypogaea cultivar Tifrunner chromosome 6, arahy.Tifrunner.gnm2.J5K5, whole genome shotgun sequence genome:
- the LOC112695381 gene encoding phosphoenolpyruvate carboxylase kinase 2 — MCEALQRQYQLLEEIGRGRFGTVFRCFDPNSGEFLACKVIDKGLLLDPTDRACIENESKFMTFLSPHPNIVKIFGAYEDSDSLSIVAELCEQETLFDRIADRPLPEIEAAAVMKQLLEAVAHCHRLGIAHRDIKPDNLLFDRRGNLKVADFGSAEWFGDGRGMSGVVGTPYYVAPEVVMGREYSEKVDVWSSGVILYIMLGAIPPFYGENASEIFEAVVRANLRFPTTIFRSVSSSAKDLLRKMICKDPSRRISAEQALRHPWILSGGGVTSDLN, encoded by the exons ATGTGTGAAGCCTTGCAGAGACAATACCAATTGCTGGAGGAGATTGGTCGTGGTAGATTCGGCACTGTGTTTCGCTGCTTCGACCCTAATTCCGGTGAGTTTCTCGCATGCAAGGTTATCGATAAGGGTCTTCTTCTTGACCCCACCGATCGTGCCTGCATCGAAAACGAATCCAAGTTCATGACTTTTCTTTCTCCACACCCTAACATTGTTAAGATTTTCGGAGCCTATGAGGATTCCGATTCTCTCTCCATCGTCGCTGAGCTTTGCGAGCAAGAAACCCTATTCGACCGAATTGCTGATCGACCTTTGCCGGAGATAGAGGCCGCCGCCGTAATGAAACAGCTTCTTGAGGCGGTGGCGCATTGCCACAGGCTGGGGATAGCGCACAGGGACATAAAGCCAGATAATTTGCTTTTCGATAGAAGGGGGAATCTGAAAGTTGCGGACTTTGGTTCGGCGGAGTGGTTCGGCGACGGAAGAGGGATGAGTGGGGTGGTGGGGACGCCGTATTACGTGGCGCCGGAGGTGGTGATGGGAAGGGAATACAGTGAGAAAGTTGATGTTTGGAGCTCCGGTGTGATTCTTTACATAATGTTGGGTGCTATTCCACCATTCTATGGAGAGAATGCTTCTGAGATTTTTGAAGCTGTTGTTAGGGCTAATCTTAGATTCCCAACTACCATCTTTAGGTCTGTTTCTTCTTCTGCTAAGGATCTTCTCAGAAAGATGATTTGCAAGGACCCTTCAAGGAGAATTTCAGCAGAGCAAGCATTAA GGCATCCATGGATCTTAAGTGGAGGAGGTGTGACTAGTGATCTGAACTGA